A segment of the Planctomycetia bacterium genome:
TGACGAACGATTTACTGCGGTAGACGATGCAGAAGACTCAACCGATGAAACCACCACCGCCTTTCGGAAAAATTAACGGGGAGGGTAGAGCCCTGTCAACTGACTTTCCCCGGCATTTTCTGGGCCATGCGCGACCTGCCCCCATGAATGACGCCAGTTTTTTAAGTTAGGGTTTTGCTCTCCAGCAGACCAGCCCTGTGCGGTTGCCGAGGCGTAGCCGAGGCGACCGCACAGGGCTCCCGCGCCTCAGGAGCCGGGGGTCGGTACCCCAGGGTGCTGTGCGGCCGGACCGTGTTGTAGTCCTGCCGCCACCGCTCGATGAGCACCTTGGCCTCGAGGAGCGTGTCGAACGCTTCCCGCGTCAGCAGCTCGTCCCGGAGCAACACGAAAGAAGCTCTCCACATAGCCGTTCTCCCACGGTGAACCCGGCTCGATGAACAACGTCGTCACCCCAACTCGCCCCAGCCACTCCCGGACGCACTTGGCCGTGAACTCGCTCCCGTTGTCACTTCGGATGTGTTCCGGAACACCACTGTGAACGAACAGGTCGCTCAGCCGTTCGAGAACATCTTCGCTCGTGAGCCTCTTGGTGACATCGATCGCCAAGCACTCCCGAGTGAACTCGTCCACGATCGTCAGCATTCGGATGGGCCGGCCATCGGATGTGCGGTCGGCGACGAAGTCGTAGCTCCACACGTGATTGCGATGGGTAGGCCGCAGCCGGATGCACGAACCATCGTTCAGCCATAGCCGCCGTCGCTGCGTGTTCCGATGCTGCCCAAGCACACGACATGCCCGGCGTTCGCTCAGTCGATCACGGCCGAGAGCACCTCTGACGTGCTCGACCGCTCGCCGCCGCTTCGCTTGGTCGATCCGCAGCCCACCGAACTTCTTCTTCCATCGATAGCAGGTCTGCTCCGTCACACCGATCTTCTTGACCGCCTCCAAGACGGTCTTGCCTCTCCCCACCTCAACCTCGACCTCTCGAAGCTTGGGGATGATCTGCTCAGCCAGTTCCTTCTTTCCGCGTGGCATTAGTTGCCTCCCTTGGTTTGCTCCACCCCCAGATTCCCTCTCTGGAAGCGGTGCCGTTTAAGGGGGGCAGGGCACTCTCACGCTATCCGCCGCCAGCGACCAATCCTTGTTTGAGTCGCTTGCGTCCTTCGATTACAAACTCTGATATCTTCGCCCGCCGCGGGCTTCACTGTCATTGGCTGGCCCCATTCCCCGGACACCCGTCCGTCCCCGCAGGGACCTGATTCCATGATGCGGATTTCGCGCGACTCACCGGCCCTAGTCGCAGTGCGTGGCTGGTTGGCCGGGTCGTCGGCTCGCCAGCAGGCGCGCTCCGGCCGCAGTGGCAGCCGGACGCGGGCCCGCCAGTTCGTGCGCGGCGAGGAGTTGGAATCGCGGACGATGTTGGACGCCGGCATGCGGGCGTTCCTTCCGAACCTCGTTGCGGAGAGCGACACCGGCTGGTCGAGCGTCGACAACATCACCTCCGACCAGACGCCGACCCTGACCGGCAGAGTGTCGAGCGCGGCGAGTGAGGCACGGCTCATCATCGACGGCCGACGTGTCGCCCACGTGCCGGTCGTGAACGGCATGTGGAGCTACACGGTGCCTGCCGAGGCGGCACTCGCTGCCGGCGGTCACACGATCGTCGCCCGAGCGGTCGATGCGTCTGGCAACGTGGGCAGACTCTCCAAACCGCTGGCCGTCAAGATCGTGACGACGGTGCCCGACGCCCCGACGCTCCGCCTGGGGAATGCCACGGATACCGGTACGAAGGGGGATGGGAAGACGACCGACAGCGTCCCCACCTTCCGTGGAAGGGTGGAGCCCGGCCTGTGGGTGAACGTGTCGATCGCCGGCGTGGCGAGCGGACGGGTGAAAAGCCATGCCACGACGGGGGCGTGGTCGTTCACCGCTCCGCGGCTGGCCACCAGCGTGCACGATGTCAGCGCGGTGGCGGAGAACCGTGCCGGGATCCGGAGTGTCGCGACGAGCTTCCGGGTCACGGTCAACGGCGAGCGGACGGTGATGCTCGATGGCTCGGGCGGGAAGACCGTCGAACTGACGGCGTCGCATCTCCTGGGCCAGGGCTCCCAGGGCTTCATCGTCACGCAGGTGCACAGCGGCACCCTGCAGAAGTGGGTGGCGTCCGCGAACGCCTGGAAGACGATTTCGGCCCAGACTTCCACCAACCCGGCGCCTCTTTTCCAAAACCTCGGGGCAGCGGCAGCCACCGGCAACGCCGCTGAGCTCCGCACCATCTCGTTCACCGACACCGTCCGGTGGATACCTTCCAGCGGCAACGTCGGCACTGCTCCGGCATTCACCATCGTGCCCTTGGACAAGGCGGGCGGCGCGATCGCTCTGCCCCCGCAGCCAGGCACGGTGCCGGGCAAGGTCGGGGCCGTGATCATCGGCGACTGTAGCCGGGATCTGCCAACCACGATCATGTGGAACGCCCCGACCGACGGCTGCGGCTGCCGGAGCACCCGATACTCGATCGAGGTGCTCCTGCTGGATGGCAGGACCTTTCTCTACAACGTGCCGTCGACGGTCAACGGAGGCTCGAGCGTGGACGTCACCGGAGGCTCGATTGCGGACGTTGGAGCGGTCCTCAGCTTCAGAATCTGGGGTGCCACCAAGAGGGGCGCCGGCGAGGTGCAGGCGTCGTCCGCGAGTTCTTCATACGCGATCGCCTTGGAGAGCTTTTATTCGCTATCGCGCTCTTCATGCAACACCTGCAACCCGAGTTCCTGCCCCCCGGATATATGCTCCGGTTATGGAACTCCCGTCTGCTGTCCGTCCGGCTCCGGCAGCACGAAGTGCTGCGCGACAGGAGGGGGCAGGTAGGAGGGCTCGGTCGGGCCCATGGCCCGCGGCGGGATGGATAGTCCGGCCAATGGCACTTCCGCAACCATGTCGATAGGCATTTGAGCCGATGGGCGGCTGGTGAGGCTGGTGCCGCGTTTTCCGGCACCCGATCAGTTGCTCCCGGAACGGCTGCCCTCCCCCTGGAGTGGCATTTTTCTGCTGTCGGCGCGGAGGCTCTCCGAGTTCGGCCGCCTGGGGCTTTGGTTTTACCGCGCGTCCGGCACCGATCAGAGGCTGTGAATGTCGATAACGGGCAACTCGTCGGGCGACACCTGAACCGCTTCGCGGTCGTCATGGGCCTGCACGAGCTCGCCCCAGTCGGTGGGCGGGCCCCGGGCCGGCGAGACGGGTGGTGGCTCCAGCGGCTCGCCGAGGTGTGTCAGAATCTGCCGGATGGGCCCCGGCTCCGTGAATTCGGCCGCGGGAAATCGCCTTTCGCGGGTGAACTCCCCCGGCTACGCTCCCGACCCCACCTCGTAGGTCGTCGCATGGTCTGGTCCCGCGTGCGTCCGTCGTTTCTGGCCGCGGTCTGCGGCTTCCTGGTCGGCGGTGTTTCCTTGGCCCGCGCCGAGCCGATGGGCGATCTCGGCGGTGCCGACAGGCTCGTCGTCCGCGGTCCCTCGGCGGAGACCGCCGCGAGCCTGCGGAAGGGGCTGCTCAACGACGGCGACCTCTACTGGCTCGGCATCCCGACGGCTGATCGCGAGCCGTATCTCGCCGCCCTCCGCACCCGCGTGCCGCTCGCCCTCGAGGCCGCGGGGTTTCCCGAGCCACGGGCGACGGTGACGGTCGGGCCCGGGCCCGATGGCATGGAAGCGGTGCTCATCGACATCGTCGCCGGGGAGCGGCTCACGGCCGGGGCGATCCGCGTGACCGGCATCCCCGACGACGTGGCCCGGCGGCTCGTGGCCTATCTCCAGCAGCCGCAGCCACCCGGCGACGCCGTTCCGGAGACGATCACGCTCGCCGACGGCTCGGAGAAGGTGCTCTGGTTCGACGCCAAGGGCGAGCCTGCAAAACTCGGCCGGCCGAAGTGGACGCCCGGCGAACCCGCGCCGTGCGGCGAGCGGTGCGCGAGCGAGCTGCTGGGTGCCGTCGCAGGATTCTTCTCTTGCGAGGGTTATCTCTCCCTCGCCGGCTGGAAGGATCCGTGGGACGATGGCTACCACGAGGCGATCCGCGAGCATGTGGATCTCGAGGTGCGTGCGGAAGGCGACCAGGCCGTGCTCGCGATCGACGTCAAGCGGCTGCCCGCGCGGACGACGCTCGCGGGCATCGAGGTCAATGACGGCCTGCGGACGACGCCCGCCGATCTCCTCGCCTATCTCGGCCTCGACATCGGGCAGCCGGTGACGGCGGCCGACCGGCAGGCGTGGCTCGGAAAGCTGCGGCTCTCGGGCCGGTTCATCAAGCAGGCATGCCGGTTCGAGCCGGGGGGCGATGGCTGCGTGGCCCGGTTCCAACTCGTCGAGTACAAGCGAGCCGCGCCGCTCGATCGAGAGGCGTCGCCCGAGCAGGGGGCGCTCCTGCGGGCCCGGGCCTGGCTCCTCGGCGAGTGGCACGCCGGCCGGGAGATCCGGGTTCGAGCGACAAACCAGCGAGAGAACAAGGCCAACGGGCCATGGCGGGAAAGCCTCGAACTCATCACGGGCCGAGAGATCGGCAGCGTGGTGAAGTTGGCAAGCAGCGACTGGTCGTGCGCCCTGGCCTGCGTGCAGGGCATGGCCGGGCTGTTCACCGACACGTCGCGATTCGAGGGTTCATTCGTTGCGGATTGGGCGCCGGGGGCGACGTTAAAGCTCTTCGTCGACCCCCAGGATCAGAGGCCGGGATTGAGCGTCGGCTGGGGGATGGCGACAGGCGGTTCGGCCCGGTGCGCGTTTCAGATCGAGCCCGTCACCTGCAATGCCGAAGGCTGGACCAGCCGGCGGGTCGGCGACGACCTCGTGATCGAGACCACCGACGCGGATGGCCACCAGGAGCTTTGGCTCGACCCGGCCTCCGGTCGGCCGCGAAAGCTCGTCTACGTCGCCGAGTCAAATCGCGCGGAGATCCTCTGCGACTCCGGCGCAGGCCTCGTGGCGGCGGCGGTCGCCGACCTGCGGGAACGGGCCGGCGAGAACCTCGCCGACTCCCATCGGCCGCTGTCGTCGGCCGCGCGATTCGCACTCGCCAATCGCAGCCTGTTCGGCGACGCGCTATGGCTGGCGACGGCCAAAACCACCGGCACCGAATTGGATGACGACGCCATCGCCCGATGGATCGAGTCTCTGCAGGCCGCCGTTGACGGCGACGGCTTCGCGGCGATCGATGCCACCGTCGCGAAGGGGATTCGCCAACTGCGCGACGCGGTAGCGACTGACACGCCTGAGGGACTCGCCATTCCGGTGTCAACCGCGGAGGAGATGGCAGGCCTCCGGGCCATGATGGCTTCGAGGTCCGCGGGCATGACAGCTGCGATCGACGGCGTGCCCGTCGCACGGGACGCGGATGACCGGATTCCCCCGCCGCTGGCCGGGCCATCGCGCGAGCCGTGGATGGGCAGGGCCCTAGGCCGGAAATGCGCTGCCGCGGCGGCACCGGCGCTGCGGATGCTCGAGCAGAAAACGGGCCGCGACGCGGCGGCTGTGGCGGCCGCGCGGGCGGCGGTGCTCATGGCCTGCACGGCCGACCACGCCGCGGCGGCACGGGAACTCGCCCGGATGCCGGCGGCGTCGCTCTGGACGCCGGAACTGGAAAGCCTCTGTGCCGCGTTCGGCCCGCAGGGCCGCAACCTCGACCGCCGGGCCCGCGAGGCGCTCGCGTACCTTCACGGCGTCGCGGGCGACACGGCCTGGAGCGTGGCGGCGTATCGCCGGCTGCTGGCCGAAACGGAGGAGCAGCACGGGCCGGATCACCGCGAGATGGCAAAGTATCTACACAACCTCGTCTGGCTGCTGAACCAATCCGGTGACGTGACCGAAGCCTATGCGCTCGCGCGGCGGCCGCGGGCCACGATCGCGTGGGAATCGGGCCTGCACCCTCCGGTGCCCGCCCGCCTCAAGCGGCCGCCGGACGTGGCCAAGCAAGGCGACGCCAAGGTCAAGGGGCCCGACGCGGGCAAGGCGGATCCGCGGAAGGCGAACGGATCGCCGAGCGACTCGTCACCGGCCGCCGACTTCGAGCGTTGGAGCGGCCTGCAACTCGGCACTCCCGGAGCCCGACGCTGACACGTTCGGAGCCGTGAAGCCACGCCATTGTTCAACGATTCAGGAACATCTGGAGCGTCAGCGGTTTCAGGCTGCGAAATCGCGCGAAGTCCCGATCTTCGGTGAGCAGCACCGTCGCCCCGTGTTCGAGGCAGACCGCGGCGATCTGGGCGTCGTAGACCAGATTGCCCCGGACGTGCGATTCCGCAATCAGATTCCGCAGCAGGGGCAGGTAGCGGTCGCCGGGCGTGAGCAGTCTCGATGACGGACTCGCGAGCAAGGAGTCCACGGCATCAACCGCTTCCATGACCGGCGTCGGTGGATCGAAGAGGCGATCGTGGGAAACGACGCGGAGGAACTCCCCGATGCAAAAAACGGGGATCGCCCAGGCTTCATCCCCCTCCGCGAGCCGCCGCACTGCCTGCAGGGCGGCAGCGTGCAGGGAGGACTCTTCGCAATCGGCATAGACGAGGATGTTGGTATCGACCGCGATCACGACCGCCCTTCCATCCGCTCGTAGAGGCGGTCCCGATCGGTCACGTCCACGCTGGGCAGCGTTCGCCCCGCGTGGGTTTTCCACCGCAGGGCATAGGGCTTGTCGTGCGCCGGGCGGCTGGCCAGCGTCGCGGCCAACCTTTCCGGATGCAGTTGGCGGGTGGCTGGCTCAGTCCAGTGTAAACACCACGTCCACCCGCGACGTGACGCTGATCATGCCGGCCGCGAGCTTCTGCTCGGCGTCGTCCTCGGCCGTCGCGCCGCCGCGGTCGTATGGATAGTCCGGCCAATGGCACTTCCGCAACCATGTCGATAGGCATTTGAGCCGATGGGCGGCTGGTGAGGCTGGTGCCGCGTTTTCCGGCACCCGATCAGTTGCTCCCGGAACGGCTGCCCTCCCCCTGGAGTGGCATTTTTCTGCTGTCGGCGCGGAGGCTCTCCGAGTTCGGCCGCCTGGGGCTTTGGTTTTACCGCGCGTCCGGCACCGATCAGAGGCTGTGAATGTCGATAACGGGCAACTCGTCGGGCGACACCTGAACCGCTTCGCGGTCGTCATGGGCCTGCACGAGCTCGCCCCAGTCGGTGGGCGGGCCCCGGGCCGGCGAGACGGGTGGTGGCTCCAGCGGCTCGCCGAGGTGTGTCAGAATCTGCCGGATGGGCCCCGGCTCCGTGATGAACGCAATCAGCCGGATGTCGCCACCACACGCTGGACACTCAAGCGGAAACTCCTCACCCACCCGGGCCATGAGCTTGGCCCAAGCAATCCGTGACGTGTCGTGCGAGTGGGGCTTTTGATTCGCGTCGCAGCAGCCTTCAGCGGCGTGGGCAGTCCCGGCATGCCCGCCGGTCGCGGCCGGGTCCGACCCAGTTGGCGGCTTTGTGTCTGGGCAGCACGTAGCGGACTTGGGTGATGCGGTCGGCTGGGCCGCGGATCACGGGTGCAGGTCCACGACGACCGGGCAATCTTTCAGGGACGGATAGACGAGCTGCCCGAAATCGATATCCATAGCCTCTGACGGCATTCCATGCCACAGAGCGGACGACCCGCGAGAAGAGCGGTTTCAAGGCCGGTCTGCGCCCACGAGAAAAATCCGGCCTTGAGCGTGGATAGGAAGCTCTTCGGCACCTCCACGATCGGGTCGCATCCAGTCCGATCAGCTCCGGCGGTTGCTCCTCATGATCCGCCCCGCTCGGCCGACGCTTGCCGAAGTGCCATTGGCCGACCTATCCTTTATCGCATGTCACCCATAACCAAATCCTTGATCGAGGAACTCGAGCACGCCCCGGAGAGTGTGCAGCGGGAGGTGCTCGCTTTTCTGCGGCATCTGCGGGCACGCGGCGCCGGCAATGATGGAAGCGAGGACGTGCATGCTTTGCTGCCGCTCGCGGAGTCAGCCTGGGCGGTGGATTGGGATACTCCTGAAGAGGATGAGGCGTGGCGGAATTTGTAGGCGGCGACGTGGTCGTCGTGCCGTTTCCGTTCACCGATCTTCAGTCGAGCAAGCGGCGGCCCGCCGTCGTGCTCGCGACGTTCGCACGGGGCGACCTGCTGATTTGCCAGATAACGAGTCGATCGGAATCCCACCCGACCGCGGTGGCCATCGGCACGGATGATTTTCTACGCGGTGGCATCGATCGGCCGAGCGTTGCTCTTCCCCACCGACTCGTCACCGTTCACGAGGCGGTCATCTTGCGGTCGGCCGGCACGCTCACGCCGCCTAAGCTTGCTGAGCTTGTGGAGCGAGTGTGTGCCGTGATTCGTGCTGGCGGCGATGCGTAAGCCTGCTGTGCCCTGCCTAAATAATCGCCAAAAACCTGGCATATCCAGTGAGCAGCCGTGTGGTATCGGCTGCCTTCACTCACACTGGATATGTCCATGCACGACAAGCTTCCGCCAATCGTGCGGGCAATGAT
Coding sequences within it:
- the vapc25 gene encoding ribonuclease VapC; this translates as MIAVDTNILVYADCEESSLHAAALQAVRRLAEGDEAWAIPVFCIGEFLRVVSHDRLFDPPTPVMEAVDAVDSLLASPSSRLLTPGDRYLPLLRNLIAESHVRGNLVYDAQIAAVCLEHGATVLLTEDRDFARFRSLKPLTLQMFLNR
- a CDS encoding mRNA interferase PemK; this translates as MAEFVGGDVVVVPFPFTDLQSSKRRPAVVLATFARGDLLICQITSRSESHPTAVAIGTDDFLRGGIDRPSVALPHRLVTVHEAVILRSAGTLTPPKLAELVERVCAVIRAGGDA